The Mucilaginibacter defluvii genome contains the following window.
GATGCTAACATGGTGAAGCTGGTGGAGATACTATCGCTGTAGAAAATTACAAGCATAATAATAACAGAAGAGGCTTTGCATGTTGCAAAGCCTCTTCTGTTATTATTACAGTAGCAAATTGGCCACTTCTTTCCAGTTATTTACCCGTTCATAATCATGAATATTCAGGTTATGCGGCGAAGTAAACAGCAATTTGCGGCCCTCGAAATTTACAAAGTTTTTAATACGGTCGTCAATCATAATATCTACATCCACAATCTTATGTCCGCAGAAAACGATATTGGTCCATGAGATGAATGGGAAATGTTCATTCAGCCATTCCAGCTTGTCGGCCAAGGAGTTTTTGAACTCCATAGCCGCCGATACAATGTACAAGTCATACTTTTCGTGCAGTTTTTCAACCACTTCATAAGCACCTTCCATAACCGGAATGTCCCTGAAAAAGCCCGGCTCATTAATGTATTTGCGCAGGGTATCGCGTATTTCTTCGGGCAATACCTCGCGGAATTCTTTACCGGGCAGGTCGTCCAGTTTAACGGTAGTTTGATGCCGCTGTTCGTACACGGTTATAAATTTGCCAATGGTGTCGGCCAGTACCTCGTCCATATCAATGGCAAGTCGCAGTTTTCTCTCCATGGTGTTAAAAATACACGTTGCAGCGGTATTGTTTGCCATTTATTTTAATTTGAAAATAAGGCTATTACGAATTGTATTTTTTAGTACCTTTGCGTCCCCGCTGAAAGAAAACTCCGGGGGAATGTTGAATACATAATTTAAATTAAAACATGGCAACTAAAATCAGATTGCAAAGACATGGTAAAAAAGGCAAGCCTTTTTACTACATTGTGGTAGCCGACTCACGCGCTCCACGCGATGGCCGTTTTATTGAGCGTTTAGGTTCATACAACCCAAACACTAACCCGGCTACTATCGACATCAACTTTGACAAAGCTTTTGAATGGGTTGACAGTGGTGCACAACCAACTGATACCTGCCGCGCTATCCTTTCATACAAAGGTGTTTTATACAAAAAACACTTAAAAGGTGGTGTAACTAAAGGCGCTTTAACTCAGGAACAAGCTGATGCTAAATTTGCTGAGTGGGTTGACCAGAAAGAAGGCAAGATTACAGGTAAAAAATCAAACCTGGCTACCGCTAAGGATGATGCCCGTAAAGCCGCTTTAGCTGCCGAAGCTAAAAAGAATGAAGACAGAGCTGCCGCAATTGCCGCTAAAAATGCTCCTGTAGCCGAAGAAGAAGCTCCTGCAACTGAAGAAGCTGCTGAAACTGCTACTGAAGAAACAAGCGAAAACGCTGAATAATTACTCTTCACAAAAAACTTTAATGATGGCGATGTACCCTAAACGGTCATCGCCATTGTTGTTATATAGAAATTACGCCCATGAGTAAACAGGAAAACTTCAGGATAGGTACCATATCAAAAACCCGCGGACTAAAAGGCGAAATGCAACTCTATGTTGACTTTGATGGCCTTAATGCCATTAAGTTTAATTCGCTGTTTGTGGAGATAGCCGGCAAGCAGGTGCCATACTTTGTGGCATCCATTAAATACCCCATGCAAAACGTGGCCTACCTTAACCTGGAGGATGTGGATACTATTGAAAAGGCATCAACCCTGGTAAAAAAGGATGTGTACCTGGCCGGTAAGTTAAAGCCAAAAAAGAAAAAGGACGAATTCACGCTGATGGATGTTAAGGGCTTTATCGCTATTGATGACAACCACGGTGAGCTTGGCGAAATAACCGATGTGCTGGAATACCCGCAGCAGATCATTGCAACCGTGCGTTACAATAACCGGGAGGTACTCTTCCCACTTAACGAGGCTATCATTAAGGGCATCAATACCGAGGACGGTGAATTGTACATCGAGTTACCGGAAGGATTGCTTGACGTTTATATGGAATAAAAATGTCAAACATATTTGACATTTGTAAAGTTTGTTTTACTTTTGGTAAATCAAACTTTACATTATATGAAATCACGTTTTCTTTTTCCGCACAAATGGAGCCTGATCGGGGCTTTGCTTTTTATTATGGGTTTTGTTGTAGCTGCATTGAATTACCATTACAAAGACAGTATAGATGTAATGCAGGGAGACACTACCTTTCAAATCAATGAGGTATTGCATGATGTTGCTGTATTGCTATGGCTTGGCGGATTATTCCTCGTGGCTTTTTCAAAAGAAAGGATAGAGGACGAACAAATAGCCCAGCTACGCCTCGACTCGCTGCAATGGTCTATTTACTTTAACTATGCTATACTGGCATTGTGCATTGTATTTATTGACAAATGGCATGTTATGCTGGGCGTGGCGGCACATTTTATATTTACACCGTTGCTGTTTTTCATTGTTCGCTTTAAATGGGCTATATATCAACTCAACCGTTCACTAAAAAATACCGATTAAGCGCATGAAGAACAACCTGCGCGTAGAGCGCGCCATCAAAAACATGACCCAGGGTGAACTGGCCGAACTGATCGGCGTGTCGCGCCAAACCATAAATACCATCGAGAGCAATAAATACGTCCCCTCAACTGTGCTGGCCCTTAAAATTGCCCGCGTATTTGAAAAACCGGTTGAAAATATTTTTATATTGGAAGAGGAGGATTGAGTGATAGTGATTAGTGATTTACTTGAATATCAAATGTGCCGTTTCCAAAATACTGGGCGAAAAAAAACAAAATCGCCAGTAATGCTAAACCACAAATCAAAATCACTATATAACTCTTCCTCATTATTTAAATTTATCGAATTTACAATGTTTGAGCACCAACTACAAACTACTAACCACTGATCTCTAATCACTATCTTTGCCTCCATGCGTTTTGATATCCTCACCGTTTTGCCGGGTTTGCTCGAAAGTCCTTTTGCACATTCTATTTTGTTGCGTGCGCAAAAAAAGGGCATAGCCGAAATACACGTACACAACCTGCGCGATTATGCCACCAACAAGCATAAAAGTGTTGACGACTACCCCTACGGCGGCGGCAGCGGTATGGTGATGATGATTGAGCCCTTTGCGGCCTGTATCGAAAAACTAAAGGCTGAACGCGAATATGACGAGGTGATATTTATGACCCCTGACGGCGAAACCCTTAACCAGAATATTGCCAACCAGCTATCGGTAAAAGGCAACATCATGATACTCTGCGGGCACTATAAGGGGATAGACCAGCGTGTGCGCGATCTGTATGTTACTCGCGAGATGAGTATTGGCGATTATGTACTATCGGGTGGTGAGCTGCCCGCGGCGGTATTGGTTGACAGTGTTGTACGGTTAATACCCGGTGTGCTGAGTGACGAAACCTCGGCCTTGTCCGACTCCTTTCAGGGCGACCTGCTGGATGCTCCGGTTTACACCCGCCCGGCCGACTGGAACGGCCATAAGGTGCCCGATATTTTACTGAGCGGCAACACGCCCGAAATTGAGAAATGGCGGTTCGAGCAGGCTTTGGAGCGTACCAAAGCCCGCCGTCCTGACCTTTTGAATGAGTAAAAGCGTTATTGCAGGGATCTGATTATTCCTGCAATACGCCTATGTAGTAATTAAAGGTATCCACCTCAACATTATCTTTTGTAGCGCCATCAAGCGTAAGTGGTGATAAACGCTTATTAACATTCACCATTTTATATTCGCCACCTTTTACGCGGATGCGTACGGGCATAGCAAAACGTGGTGTTTCAGCAATCCAGCGGGCATATATTTTGCCGCGAACATCTACCAGTTCAAGCATGGGCAGGTTGCCATGTTTCAAATACTGCTCAAATACGGTCGATAGGTCAATGCCCGCCTGTTCGCTGATGTATTTGGTCACCTCATCATAAGTAACCGTTTTGTGGTAGAAGGTTTTGCCCAGGCCACGTAATATACCGCGCCATTTTTCATCATCGTTAATAATGGTACGTATCATGTTCAGCACGTTGGCACCTTTAGGGTACATATCGCCTGATCCTTCCTTATTCACATCATAGGGGCCAACAATAGGGCCATCGTTTGATATGCCTGTACGCTGCCCGTGTATATACTCCTGCCCGGCTTGCTTGCCCCAGCGGCTCTCGGTATAAATACCTTCGCTGTAAGTGGTAAAGCTCTCGTGTATCCACATATCGGCAATATCCTTTGAGGTAATGTTATTGCCAAACCATTCGTGGCCACTCTCGTGCACAATAATATAGTCCCACTTGGTGCCATATCCGGTGCCCGACATATCGCCTCCCAAATAACCCTTTTTGTATTTGTTGCCATAGGCTACAGCGCTTTGGTGTTCCATGCCCAGGTGAGGGGTTTCAACCAGTTTGTAGCTATCCTCGTAAAATGGATACGGGCCAAACCAATGTTCAAAAGCTTTAAGCATAGGTTTTACATCTTCGGCAAAATGAACCTTAGCTTTGGCCAGGTTGTAGCTCAATACCCAAAAGCTCAGGTCGAGCTTGCCTTTTTCGCCGGCATAGCTGTCTGTCCAGTTGGCATAATCGCCAATATTGGCGGCCACATCATAATTGTTGATCGGATTTTTAACCGCCCAGTCGAAACGGGTGTATCCGTCCTTTAATTGCGTTACCTTACGTAAGCGTCCGTTTGATACATCCTTTAAACCTTTTGGTACGCTGATGCTGATAAGCATACTATCCACCTCGTCGGCCTGATGGTCCTTATTGGGCCACCAGATGCTGGCACCCGCGCCCTGGCAGGCTGTTGCTACCCAGGGTTTGCCCAATGAGTCGGCCGTAAACACTACGCCGCCATCCCAGGGGGCATTTTTGGCGATGGTTGGATTACCTGAATAATAAACGGTAAACTCATCCTTGTTGCCTTTTTTGATGGCCTTCGGGAAGGTAACATACACCGCATTAAATTCCCGGGCAAAAGGCACCTCTTTACCTTTATAAGTTACCTTTTCAACTTTAAGGTTATCATACAGGTCAAACTGTAATTTGGTAAAATCAACAGTAGCCGTAAATTTAAACAGGTTGCTTCCGCTGATGAATTTTTGATCGATATTAAACTTAACATCCAGGTGATAGTAATTAATATCGTAACAGGTACGCAGCGGCGTAAGCATACCGCGCAGTGTATCGGCACGGGTAAAGTCGTTCTTTTTCTTCATTAACTGGGCCGAAGCGGTGCTGATCATCGTGCCGCAGGCCGCTAATAGTAATAAGGTTTTGCGCATGATTTTATTTTAATATCTGTACATCAATAAAGCTATCGTTAAATACGGTTTCGGTAGCTTTTATGTAATCGCTTTCGTTGGCTTTGTATGGATTCTCTACAAATTTTTGCGGGTTACGCGCCACTATCGGGAACCAGGTGCTTTGCACCTGTATCATGATACGGTGGCCTTTTTTAAAGGTGTGCAGCACATCCTGCAAGCGAAAGTTCACATCAGCCTTTTGCCCGGCAAACAGTGCTTCCGGTTTTTCAAAGCTCTTGCGAAAACGTGCCGGCATCACTTCCGACCGTACCATTTGCCAGTAGTTGCTCAGAATAATGCTCTTATTCGGCATAAAGGCATGGTTAGCCTCATCGGGCGGGTAAACGTCTATCAACTTTACAATAAAGTCAGCATCGGTACCGGTGGTGGCAATTTTAAGGTTGGCCATAATCTCGCCGCCAAGGGTAATATCATCCGTTAATACATCGGTTTGATAAACCAGTACGTCCGGCCTGCGGCCAGCAAAACGCTGATCCTCGCTCATATAATTAAACGGCGTAAAACCCATAGTGCTGGAGTTGTCCTCGGTATAAGGTACGGGTTTCATCGGGTCGCTGATGTAGCTCATGGAACCCGGTGTGGCTGGCTGCGTATCAGTTAGTTTACCGTCGGCAGCTAAATAGAACTTTTTGTGTTCGGCATTGGCAGCAGGCCATTTATCAAAGGTAGCCCATTCCTTTTTGCCGGTATTAAACATGTAAGCTTCGGGCAGGCCGGTAGCTTTATCGCCTTTGCCCTTTAAAAAGTGCCTGAAAAATTTAGCCTCTATCTCCTTTTGATAAAAGGTAGCTATGCTATCGCCAAAGTATACGTTGCTGTGCAGCGTATGGCCAGTTTCCTGCGACCAGCGCCCATGCCCAAAAGGCCCCATCACAATAGTATTATACGCTGATGGATTCTTTTTCTCGATAGTTTTGTAGATGTTCAGCGGGCCTGAAAGATCCTCGGCATCAAACCAGCCGCCAACGGTCATTACCGCGGTTTTTGATTTGTTGTTGAAATGTTTTAACAACCCACGCTTCTGCCAAAATTCATCGTAATTGGGGTGATCAATGGTTTCCTGCCAAAAAAAGTTGTCTTTGTAGTATTTATCGGCATTTTTTAGCGGACCTAAGTCAAGCAAAAACTGATAGCCATCGCGTGTGCCGGGATTGATCATTTTATTGGCGAACCATGACGCGCCGGTAGTATCGGCCTTGCCTTTAGGCACACCAAATACCGGGAAGGTGAAAAAATAACCCTCAATAAAAGCGCCGTTGTGGTGGAAATCATCAAACCAAAAATCGGATATAGGCGCTCCCGGTGAGGAGGCTTTCAACGCCGGGTGGTTGGACAAAATACCCGCCGCGGTATAAAACCCAGGGTACGATATACCGTATTGCCCCACACGGCCATTATTGCCGATAACGTTTTTGATCAGCCAGTCGATGGTGTCATACGTATCTGAACCTTCGTCCACATCTGTCTTGCCTTTTTTATTGTCGATAACCGGGGTCATGTTCGTCCAGGTGCCTTCGCTTTTATAACGGCCGCGCACATCCTGGTAAACAAAAATATAACCCTCTTTCATGATCTCGGAAGAAGGGCCAAGCCTTCCGGGGTATTTGTCGGGGCCATACGGGCCAACACTGTAGCAGGTGCGCTGCATCAGTATAGGATATTTGTTTTGCTTTGAGGCATCTTTAGGGATATAGATAGAGGTAAACAGCCTCACCCCATCACGCATGGTGATGTAAACATCCTTTTTGTTAAAGTGCTCCTTAACGTAGGCTTGCTGTGCAAAGGCGATATGGCATACTAACATCGCCGTTAAAAACATCAGGGTAATTTTTTTCACTTGGTGGAGAAATTTGAGTGTACAGTTAATGCATCTAAAGTAATAATAATATAGCAATATGGCAGGCTGTAGCATGGCCGTAGTAAATGTGTAACAAACAAATTATGTGGTACGCTGTCCTATTGTCAACCTGGGGTATAAAAGGGGTACATTAAGGGTGGTTTAGTTTCAATACCAGCATTTAATGTTTTAACTTTGCCCCGTAATAAAACACAGAACTATGCAATATGATGTTATCGTAATAGGGTCGGGCCCGGGTGGCTACGTGGCTGCTATACGTTGTGCCCAACTGGGTTTAAAAACCGCTATAATTGAAAAATACAGCACGCTTGGCGGCACCTGCTTAAACGTAGGTTGCATCCCGTCAAAAGCCCTGCTCGATTCATCTGAGCATTACCACAATGCCGCACATACTTTTAAAACGCACGGCATCAACCTTGATAACCTGGGCATTGACTTTGGCCAGATGATAAAACGTAAAGAGGAAGTAGTAACAGCTAACACCAGCGGCATCACTTACCTAATGAAGAAGAACAAGATCGACGTTCACCAGGGTGTTGGCTCATTCAAGGATAAAAACACTATAGTAGTTACCAAAGATGATAAAACCACGCAGGAGCTTACCACTAAAAACGTAATCATCGCTACTGGTTCAAAGCCATCTTCACTGCCTTTTATCAAGATAGATAAACAACGCATCATTACCTCAACAGAGGCTTTAGCGCTTAAAGAAGTACCTAAGCATCTGGTATTGATCGGTGGTGGTGTTATCGGTTTAGAGCTTGGTTCGGTTTATGCACGTTTGGGTGCCAAAGTATCGGTTATTGAGTTTATGGATGGCATCATCCCTACTATGGATAAAGGCCTGGGCAAAGAGCTACAAAAAGTGTTGAGCAAACTGGGCATGGAGTTTTATCTGGGCCATAAGGTTACCGGTGCTACTGTGCAAGGTGAAGAAGTTACCGTTACTTTTGATAGCCCTAAAGGCGAAAAGAAAGAAC
Protein-coding sequences here:
- a CDS encoding 5' nucleotidase, NT5C type — its product is MERKLRLAIDMDEVLADTIGKFITVYEQRHQTTVKLDDLPGKEFREVLPEEIRDTLRKYINEPGFFRDIPVMEGAYEVVEKLHEKYDLYIVSAAMEFKNSLADKLEWLNEHFPFISWTNIVFCGHKIVDVDIMIDDRIKNFVNFEGRKLLFTSPHNLNIHDYERVNNWKEVANLLL
- a CDS encoding 30S ribosomal protein S16, producing MATKIRLQRHGKKGKPFYYIVVADSRAPRDGRFIERLGSYNPNTNPATIDINFDKAFEWVDSGAQPTDTCRAILSYKGVLYKKHLKGGVTKGALTQEQADAKFAEWVDQKEGKITGKKSNLATAKDDARKAALAAEAKKNEDRAAAIAAKNAPVAEEEAPATEEAAETATEETSENAE
- the rimM gene encoding ribosome maturation factor RimM (Essential for efficient processing of 16S rRNA); this translates as MSKQENFRIGTISKTRGLKGEMQLYVDFDGLNAIKFNSLFVEIAGKQVPYFVASIKYPMQNVAYLNLEDVDTIEKASTLVKKDVYLAGKLKPKKKKDEFTLMDVKGFIAIDDNHGELGEITDVLEYPQQIIATVRYNNREVLFPLNEAIIKGINTEDGELYIELPEGLLDVYME
- a CDS encoding helix-turn-helix transcriptional regulator, encoding MKNNLRVERAIKNMTQGELAELIGVSRQTINTIESNKYVPSTVLALKIARVFEKPVENIFILEEED
- the trmD gene encoding tRNA (guanosine(37)-N1)-methyltransferase TrmD, which gives rise to MRFDILTVLPGLLESPFAHSILLRAQKKGIAEIHVHNLRDYATNKHKSVDDYPYGGGSGMVMMIEPFAACIEKLKAEREYDEVIFMTPDGETLNQNIANQLSVKGNIMILCGHYKGIDQRVRDLYVTREMSIGDYVLSGGELPAAVLVDSVVRLIPGVLSDETSALSDSFQGDLLDAPVYTRPADWNGHKVPDILLSGNTPEIEKWRFEQALERTKARRPDLLNE
- a CDS encoding M1 family metallopeptidase, with the translated sequence MRKTLLLLAACGTMISTASAQLMKKKNDFTRADTLRGMLTPLRTCYDINYYHLDVKFNIDQKFISGSNLFKFTATVDFTKLQFDLYDNLKVEKVTYKGKEVPFAREFNAVYVTFPKAIKKGNKDEFTVYYSGNPTIAKNAPWDGGVVFTADSLGKPWVATACQGAGASIWWPNKDHQADEVDSMLISISVPKGLKDVSNGRLRKVTQLKDGYTRFDWAVKNPINNYDVAANIGDYANWTDSYAGEKGKLDLSFWVLSYNLAKAKVHFAEDVKPMLKAFEHWFGPYPFYEDSYKLVETPHLGMEHQSAVAYGNKYKKGYLGGDMSGTGYGTKWDYIIVHESGHEWFGNNITSKDIADMWIHESFTTYSEGIYTESRWGKQAGQEYIHGQRTGISNDGPIVGPYDVNKEGSGDMYPKGANVLNMIRTIINDDEKWRGILRGLGKTFYHKTVTYDEVTKYISEQAGIDLSTVFEQYLKHGNLPMLELVDVRGKIYARWIAETPRFAMPVRIRVKGGEYKMVNVNKRLSPLTLDGATKDNVEVDTFNYYIGVLQE
- a CDS encoding CocE/NonD family hydrolase; the encoded protein is MKKITLMFLTAMLVCHIAFAQQAYVKEHFNKKDVYITMRDGVRLFTSIYIPKDASKQNKYPILMQRTCYSVGPYGPDKYPGRLGPSSEIMKEGYIFVYQDVRGRYKSEGTWTNMTPVIDNKKGKTDVDEGSDTYDTIDWLIKNVIGNNGRVGQYGISYPGFYTAAGILSNHPALKASSPGAPISDFWFDDFHHNGAFIEGYFFTFPVFGVPKGKADTTGASWFANKMINPGTRDGYQFLLDLGPLKNADKYYKDNFFWQETIDHPNYDEFWQKRGLLKHFNNKSKTAVMTVGGWFDAEDLSGPLNIYKTIEKKNPSAYNTIVMGPFGHGRWSQETGHTLHSNVYFGDSIATFYQKEIEAKFFRHFLKGKGDKATGLPEAYMFNTGKKEWATFDKWPAANAEHKKFYLAADGKLTDTQPATPGSMSYISDPMKPVPYTEDNSSTMGFTPFNYMSEDQRFAGRRPDVLVYQTDVLTDDITLGGEIMANLKIATTGTDADFIVKLIDVYPPDEANHAFMPNKSIILSNYWQMVRSEVMPARFRKSFEKPEALFAGQKADVNFRLQDVLHTFKKGHRIMIQVQSTWFPIVARNPQKFVENPYKANESDYIKATETVFNDSFIDVQILK
- the lpdA gene encoding dihydrolipoyl dehydrogenase; the protein is MQYDVIVIGSGPGGYVAAIRCAQLGLKTAIIEKYSTLGGTCLNVGCIPSKALLDSSEHYHNAAHTFKTHGINLDNLGIDFGQMIKRKEEVVTANTSGITYLMKKNKIDVHQGVGSFKDKNTIVVTKDDKTTQELTTKNVIIATGSKPSSLPFIKIDKQRIITSTEALALKEVPKHLVLIGGGVIGLELGSVYARLGAKVSVIEFMDGIIPTMDKGLGKELQKVLSKLGMEFYLGHKVTGATVQGEEVTVTFDSPKGEKKELKGDYCLVAVGRIAYTDGLGLENIGLTVEERGRKITVDEHLETSVKGVYAIGDVIKGAMLAHKAEDEGTFVAEIIAGQKPHINYNLIPGVVYTWPEVASVGYTEEQLKEKGTKYKTGSFPFKASGRARASGDLDGFVKVLADAATDEILGVHMIGPRAADMIAEAVLAMEYRASAEDVTRTSHAHPTYTEAMREACLAATGNRAIHI